The window atgtggtaaggtggggaactcactaagctacgtgcttacgattttcagttttgttttcaggtacttccggtagcggagggaggagctcggggtgatcgcatggcacacaccatagattagtcagcctgggaatgtttactctgataataaacatgtgttttgaaaacttatactcagattatgttttggaatgatgtcttgtttaaagtaatgtttatttaaaagaaatttttggtcttaaattttgggatgttacaagttggtatcagagccttggtttgagggattcaggcatactctcgggtgtgcctgaactcaaactgaggggtcggatgaaaagttttcaaaatgcgaaaagacagttttgtaaaaagaattttgagaatgaaaaacagttttagaaaagcaaaaagaatccagaaagaaaagaactttgaaaagagaaaagaggtgtggtgcatgcaatcaaccgagctcaagtaagtaccccaaaatacccatacaagtttatgttatgattatcagttggtagaacagcatgctagaataggactaaggatctagggatgatgccttatgtgcctgttatttgtgcttttgagctgcatgatagtgctgattagacagtagtaggatagcctgtttaggttatgcctgagtttatgagtttgtgttgcatgctagttcagattcttgctatgtggatgtgattgcttgagtatgttatggttagattttcccttgaccgaatgttgcttgctttgtgcattgtgggattctgagtgatgggagttagccattaggtggatacggcacgccacatgtgatcagggttgaataatctcagagtgttggatttggtcctattgcgcagctcttgtttgagtccaaccgttgtaggaacaAGTCttatacttgaaggattatctgagcctaatcacatgtgatggtatccaggtggtggctaattggcatcgcgaggaagccttcagcagctgaggactggtttgagttgagtcagaggtttccctagggaaagcctagggtGAGATAGTGCTGAGAgcagtattagtggataagggacctggtggagtcaaagcaatttctgaggaaagtacggatagacgtggaaggtagtatgggcccgtactactaaaagcagaggatccgtactcgattcgggaaaggccgagacaagaccggaaACCTGGTAGGGCATGTTTGATCTTGCATCAGtaatgagtattctgatagtggttgtggtatattttcagcatggtaaCATTGCGAGAGAGatcagcgggcggatcaggcgccggagagggatcaggctcgggttcaggggccgagcagctcgaggagcggatgagagagttgatatcagctgaggttacgcgcagtatcctagctcagactcctgtgatctttggtacggtcaaggagggcatactggagattttggatgagaggctgggagccttccgtactgagatgatggcattgatgggagcacgTACCTTGACGTTTCGcgagttcagagcctgcggggcaccagattatcatggggctcgggaccccattgctagcagcagatggttggctgatgttgccaacgcttttcgtacgagcaagtgtcccgagggggacaaggttagactcgcctcctgtcttctgaaggacagagcgagggattggtgggaggagattggtcatgctttgggggatgatgccgcgttggacgcgatgagttggagcgatttctcggccaggttcagggcggagttttcgccgattattgaggtgcagcagctagcacgagagtttcaggatttgacgcagactactgagactgtggcggagatcaccgccaagttcagggagagggctcttcttgtaccgcagtatgtagcggatgaggagatgaagaaggctcggtaccatgagatgttgagggacgacatcagggagttcgtgagcaggtccagctgtaagacgctggaagatatgatttctcgggctagggaaagggaaattgatttggagcagatccggaagaggaagccggatgaggttcaggtatcagcgggttcgggcaaaaggcccaagggatcggattcgagatcgagggatcatcaggaccgcagtcggtgcggaaagtgtggcagagCGCACGGgggtgcgtgcaggagtggtagcggtggtgagtctggctgcttcaagtgcggtcggactggtcattttaacAGGGATTGTACTATTAtcgccgcgcagggatcagacatgatatgtttccattgcaaccagcggggccacaagaaggctcagtgccccagtttgtcttctgcaggacgggtgatggcacccgcccctgcaaccttgaggatcgcagatggccgtcagggccgggtagaggcacctgcagcagggagcagggctttccagatgacgaccttggagacgcgagcatcgccggacattgcaggtatgcaatttccattctcagttcttttattttgtgcatgatctcattgttatggttctgcatcattatcggtatgagtattttattttggtgggttgattgtgatcgagttatatgccatctgcataccttggatatttgtatggtagttagggatgtgctctattgaagaaggtttcgaaggatgcagtaactgtagcatgcttgggaaggATTCGGTACGTTTTGCTAGTTCGGAGTGGTGTAGTGATGTGATGGATTGTttaaatccctagctatggcaggcttgggttcctcagtagatgggttatggaatggtagtaaagatcgggatctctttgagtattgagcagcaaggggtaagcaggatcgaagtgggggagaatcctccgggtgtgcccagagaggagcacgcagacccagaacgagtacgtgacctccgagaggGAAGAGTAGTAGTTCAGCATTTGAGGGAGTGAGGATtttagggttgggagtttgagaaactccatatCAGCTAGCGAGTGGGATGGTAATGGTTGGTTATGGttgagaattcaggttgtggatcgcctgaaggactagtgggagtcggaataaggatcttgagaagccGATGGCATGTGGGTGCCTTCGTAATAACAGTCAGTGGtaggaagtgatgtaagactacggggcagccgtaacattcactagtagTCGGCAATGGTTGGCGATGTAAGattacgggtaagccgtagcattccttagtagcctcgttagcggagtcggggcgaggcccttatctcctagtgatcaggtagggatcaggaatgggtagtggatgagagtagtaaggagttgcctgtatagctctagagaggtgagaccttgggagaggccgctccaggatatagctgggtgagacccgtgggcgaggcccgtatgagattggcagtgtagatgagacctgggagcagggttgcttagtagtatggttgggtgagacccgagggcgaggcccgtgagttttagcagcgcaggtgggacctggtcaggatcttagtgtcaagataggggatcggggatcccaagtttgtagtgcctggatggcaggattgattgagcagttatagatgGTCGAGGTTTCCttggaagtcgctgagagcgaccagGGATGGTGTTGGGATTAGCTACCGGTGGGAACCGGTAATCtagtcattgataggttggtagggaccagggcggtcccAGTTTATCAGGAAGTCAGTCGAGGAATAGCTGAATTGCCAGTcggtggcagtgcgagtatgcagcgtatggtggagttccgttagttgagtcgaggggtgctcgacaccaagggTTGGCAGGAAGGAGTGTCAGTGAGTGCTGACGGTGATGACCCATTCTGGGAATAGCAGGGAggtgatggagttagtgaaggataggaccttcacagtgtcaaaGGAAAAGTCGGTTACGaggctttgccttgggaaggcaagggatttgcgcaaggaaagaagtggagaacctcTGCGGGTTCAGTGCAATATTcggtggaagaccagcgcaggtaggcggctggtgttgggtattggaggcagatcgcaggcggtgggctatggtaaacttcgaggacgaagttcagtttaagtgggggagagttgtaacacccaggattttgaaagctaagaaagtgaaggaaaccctaaatttaagagggactcgacgagtccaaggaaggactcggcgagtcggagcgggatccgggtcgataagaaagtgaccaactcgacgagtcggccaagtagactcggcgagtctggtctgtgcgaggaaaaccctaaatccggggcttggagcctatttaaacgcctcaatcttcttcctagggctcctttacagcctctcacacccagaacgccgcaccttaagcccccattgtgttcattcaagcttttagccatttttgagtgggtttaaggaagaagaaggagtgggaatccttgaagcatcagggagtggctttggatctgaagtttgggaagcatttcagagcattggaaggtatcaattcgtttctctcctccagattttccttggttatgagttttggggcttttaagccatgtttaagaccaatcttgagcttgaggtccagatctgaggttgctacctcagatccatgtttatctTGGTATGAAATCCCAGagagtatcagccattgggtggaagttggaatctcttggtcctaaaccctagctatgggtgtattttgcctagatctcccccTCTACACGTAAagattgcaactttacgtgggaaataggcttggggagggtagatctacagtttggagcttatgcatgactcggaagtcctctgcatgtaagtggatcttagtggactcgacgagtccttcgagtggactcggcgagtagcttgaagatgaggaggaactcgacgagtgggatgaacagctcgtcgagtcggatgaagataggcatggactcggcgagttggatgaacaactcggcgagttggatgaagattgccgtgtgctcggcgagtctgttcttagactcggcgagtcaggtcgagtggtcccaaacccttcgagttaagactcgagtcagcgagtcgagccaggactcagtgagttggacaggacaggaatcgggaatcagtaaactcggcgagtcaggggctgactcggcgagtagagtcgcgagtggaaggactctggatctatgaactcggcgagtcagtagggtgactcggcgagtagggttgacctggaaggttgaccttgactaggacattgactttgaccagagttgacttggttgacctttggaggtcagttagactaagtgttgggttgttattggtagctcggggagctagcggagtaGCAGTTTggagttagcggtcaggtagcggtcaaaggggttagcagccgcagttcagcagtatcaggtgagtttccctttgtatgaatgggtctgcggccacaatgtcggcccatgtagttatgagtaggagacccgggggttagccctaggcacagtatgctagtatgatattcggacgaggtccaatgatagagggcgggtgcccaaggagcggtttatgtgataagtttatacttgttgtctgtgtgatacttgtatgtgcctggtagggaggtgagtgtgggcgaggtcccgtatcttatcaatagcagagtgtggatggtgttccacatctcagtagcagcagagcaggggcgaggcccaagtcaggaaaggagtgagggtgggctgggcccgtatctcattatcagtaggagtatggacgaggttccatgactcatcagtagcaggacacgggcggggcccagagataggcgaggccttagagcaagagttgttagtatatgcttagtatatgtgatgttatgtgatatgtttatgtgttattatatgttagtgggcgaggccctgtgacaggcgaggcctaagtgaaacagatctgtatccgagcggggctcgaagccaggcggggccgtcgtagcgggcgaggcccgaagtagggggcgaggctccggatagcgggcgtggcccagtatgtgcagcatgtggttatgcatggtatgtggtaaggtggggaactcactaagctacgtgcttacgattttcagttttgtttttaggtacttccggtagcggagggaggagctcggggtgatcgcatgacacacaccatagattagtcagcctgggaatgtttactctgataataaacatgtgttttgaaaacttatactcagattatgttttggaatgatgtcttgtttaaaataatgtttatttaaaagaaatttttggtcttaaattttgggatgttacacacgcCAACCCgtatatattcttaataaaaaaatattttatttttaaatgtatttatgtatcaaatattaatatttaataagtattatataatatataccatttattcatagaccatttgactgttttgatATTATGACTTgtggtggatggtctaaggtcATAAGTCGTAATCtataaggctaagtctgtaacatgtttctatgaatgtttttaattttcatttggatgtttaagacttaaatatctaaaagtcggacccacgaacccgccaacttgTGAACCTGTATGAATAAATGGGTTGGTGTGTCATATATGaatttatgttccaaacccaccAACCCATGACctatatatttaaatgggtcgtatTTGGGTTGACATATTTTAACCCGCCAACCCGACACGCCAACCCAACACAAAACGACACATTGTCCCCAGGCCTAGTCGTTCCCACCGTTCCCAGTTCTTTCACCACATTTCTTTCATTGTGTTCTAAAAAGCCCTAGCTCCCCTTTAGCCTTCGTTTACTGGCGACTGAAGCAGCCATGAGCCAAAGATCGAATCATTGAAGCAAGTCAACAACGATCGAACCATTGAAGCAAGTCAGCAACGATCGAGCATCGACTCCGGCACTGGGATTGCTACTATCGATTTCGGCGACCTGCTGAAGCAATCTTCCTCTTCGTCTCAGGTAAGGTATTTTTTGAAATTCCTCTTCTGGATTCGACCATTCTTTTAGATTTTTTCGATTTCCTCTTCTGTTCTTTTAGTCGATTATGTTTCCAACAATGGGGTTACCAACACTTCGAACCTACTGTATTGGATCTTGTTATTTTGTTACCCTGGTTCTTTTTTGTCTGTCGAAAAGTGGATGTGGCTTATTTTGTTGAAGACAGTCTTATTTGTGTGTTGATAACATCTGAAATCATCCAGATATTAAGTGACAATTTTTTATAATCAAGAACATGTCGACAGCATATGAAATTACCAAAATATTTATTGAAATTCAAAGGAGGTTAATGGTATGTAAGGCTAAGATCTCTTAAAGTTTTTGTAGACACATCTCTTTTTACGATAGTTTAGTGGGATATTTTCATTCACATGGAATAAAATtttattgattttgttttttGGCGGATTAATTATTCTCAATAGTTTAGTGGGATATTTTGACAACAATAATTGTTATTTTCtcaaaaaaagtaaaaatttaaTCGTGTCTAATGACATAAAACCTCCAAGAAAAtctgtttttataattaaaaggcAAAGGTCTGAATCGAAAAGACCGATTGGTTGGAGCTTTTTCACATCTGACCGAGCCATCATAGCGAATTGGGGGTGTGAATGAAACTTCCCATGTTGCCCTGCCCATTTACCCTAAACATTCACTTCATACGTTTAGACaacacctcctccacctccttccTCTCCATCGAATGGTATGTTGAGTGCTTATGATTCGATTCTTTCTGCTGAAATCGACTTTATGGTGTTGTTTATGCTGAGTGCTTTTGATTTGACAGGCGTGAAATCGAGTTTTGATTTGAATATGTATGTTTAAGTGCAATCGATTTTTTCATGTTCTGCTGAAAATTGATTTTTCTGGTTTTGTTTATATTATGCTGAAAACTGATGGTGATAATTGAAGCCTTTTTGCTCAATGTTGTACCCGACTAAACTATCACATACAATGCAAGTAGTACTGGTGTTGATTTTAGTTTTGATTCTATGTACATAATTACTTAGCATTGGTATTGATATTGAAGTTGGACCTCTTTGCCCTTGCACATCTATTTGTCTTCATTCCTTTTTATTGGCTAGCCTAATATATTAGCTGGAAAATGTAATTCAATTACTTTTTCATTAGTGTTATATGATCTTATCAATGATATGAGAATTGTCATACAAATTGTTGGATGGCAATTTGTGTAATTTTGCAATAGAAATTGTTTTATGAGCTATCACGGGTTATTTTCAAAGTACAGTGTTACTATTATTTATGTGATTTTTGGTCAAAAGATGAAAAGGTTATCGAAAGGATTATTATGTCTAGATGGTAATTTTGTACGActgtattttttataattattcagccAGTTGATTTGAATATTTTATACAACAGAAAatagttcataagggtaaaatggtcattttcaatCATTTGGCACAACCATTCAGATGTCTAACCAAACAATATGTTTTCATTTCGATCCTCTAACCGATTCAGATCTCCTGCCAAACAGCCCTCACTCCCCCAGCTCTGACCTCTCCCTCTCTGGCCTTTGCCCGGTAAAGGGATTTCAAAATTTTATCTTCTCTATTTTTCGAAATCTATTGGTATTTGTTGATTGCTTTTAATCAGTTATTTAGTTGTTTATTATTGTTTCTTTATTTCTAATCGGGAGGGTTTGTTAATCGGGTAGAATGTTTTCAATTTCAGATCGAGTGATTAATAATGTTATTAGGGTTACTCACACTATTCTTTTTGTTAATAATGTGATTAACTTCTACTTTATGCTTTGATCATGTTGAAATCAACAGCTCCAGTTGGAAGAGATTTTATAACAAAATGCCTTCTCTTCAAACAGCACTACCTCCTGAACTTGCCAACAATGCCATTAgggttactctctctctctctctctctctctctctctcacacacacacacactgttgTATCATAGATTCTgatagtatttatttatttatttatttttctgatTTACAGCTATATCGTGAATGTCTACGTAGAGCAAAGTACGTTGGTCATAAGGTATGTGTGTGATAGGTTTTCAAGCATTTTTTTTCATGTGTGTTGAAGTTTGATCATGTACTCCATTCCCTTGAAACTGTAGCAACATAACACGGAGCTTGTTGTTCAAATGGTGAGGCAGCAATTCAGAAAGCACATGCATGAAACAGACCCAGAGAGGATTCAAAAGCTCAAAGAtgagtaagttttttttttttggacatATCTTTATGCACATGTTCAAATATATAAAGTATTTAGGTTGAGAACTCATCAATCCTTATgaattgcttttttttttctttggtcTTTGGGGCTTATATACTTTCCACAAGCAACcgagtatttaaaaaaaatataccgAGTATTTAAAGTTTTCCAGGAAGTTACAGATTGAGGGCCTGTTTCTTAAATTTCCAATCAAGTGCTGTATGGGTAAATGTTGTCTGTGTGGAAAGCAGTGCTGTATGAATAAAGACCATTTCTTTTTTGGACTTAATGAATCTAAATCACCATTTTTACCCTTTGTTCTAGAGGCAATGTCAAGTAAAAAGGAGTATTCATTTAACAGACAAAAAGATCAAACATGATGGCTGAAAAATTTCAACATATTCAAACAGAAAACACactaattttatttttatgtaatattctCATATTAACATAAATTACAAAGATAATATATGTATAGACTACAGAGAGGTGTGTGTTAAATTCATTAATAGTTACAACACGAAGGTTTTATAATGACAAAATGTATTCCATATTTCACCCTAATTATGCTCTCCTTATGATTAGCAAATATTTACACAAGTCCTTTTTCTTTGATGGTCTAGACTAAAACTATGTATAGTTTTATATTTGATTGTTTTGGTGTTAGACTTATATTAATTATGTCAGAAACTTTTCTGATTTTTGTGTATTTGCATTTTGCAGTGCAGCAAGAGGACTTATAAATCACATATTATATGAAGCAGAGGAGTTGACAGGAAGGAAATTCAGCTAGCTACCTCAACATCACCATAATTCATCTTGATGTGTTAAA of the Lactuca sativa cultivar Salinas chromosome 6, Lsat_Salinas_v11, whole genome shotgun sequence genome contains:
- the LOC111914192 gene encoding uncharacterized protein LOC111914192; the encoded protein is MPSLQTALPPELANNAIRLYRECLRRAKYVGHKQHNTELVVQMVRQQFRKHMHETDPERIQKLKDDAARGLINHILYEAEELTGRKFS